One part of the Streptomyces lydicus genome encodes these proteins:
- a CDS encoding styrene monooxygenase/indole monooxygenase family protein, with protein MRKILVVGAGQSGLQLALGLQARGYEVTLMSNRTADEIRSGRVMSTQCMFDTALQHERDLGINFWESQAPRIEGLGVSVAAPGSHEAPEGSQRAIDWVGKLDGYAQSVDQRVKMAGWMETFAQRGGQLVIHGAAVSDLDFFASRYDLTLVSAGKGELVSMFGRDASRSPYDTPQRALAVAYVHGLGPRPEHPEFDAVRCNLVPGVGELFVMPTYTLSGRADILFWEGIPGGPLDVFQSVKDPDEHLALTLELMEKFLPWEYARATKVELTDANGTLAGRYAPTVRNPIGRLPSGGLVLGVADVVVANDPITGQGSNSAAKCAASYLASIVERGEQPFDEKWMHNTFERYWQTAGHVTKWTNAMLAPPPEHVLNLIGAAGQLQPVADRFANGFDDPSDFENFFFEPDKANAYLASLTG; from the coding sequence ATGCGGAAGATACTCGTCGTCGGAGCCGGACAGTCCGGTCTCCAGCTGGCCCTCGGCCTCCAGGCCCGGGGCTACGAGGTCACCCTGATGTCCAACCGCACCGCCGACGAGATCCGCTCCGGCCGGGTCATGTCGACGCAGTGCATGTTCGACACCGCGCTCCAGCACGAGCGCGACCTGGGCATCAACTTCTGGGAGAGCCAGGCCCCGCGCATCGAGGGTCTCGGCGTCTCGGTCGCCGCGCCCGGCAGCCACGAGGCACCGGAAGGGTCGCAGCGCGCCATCGACTGGGTCGGCAAGCTCGACGGCTACGCCCAGTCCGTCGACCAGCGGGTGAAGATGGCCGGCTGGATGGAGACCTTCGCACAGCGTGGCGGCCAGCTCGTCATCCACGGCGCGGCCGTCTCCGACCTGGACTTCTTCGCGAGCCGCTACGACCTGACGCTGGTCTCGGCCGGCAAGGGCGAGCTGGTGTCCATGTTCGGCCGGGACGCCTCCCGTTCGCCCTACGACACCCCGCAGCGCGCGCTCGCCGTCGCCTACGTCCACGGCCTGGGCCCGCGCCCGGAGCACCCCGAGTTCGACGCGGTGCGCTGCAACCTCGTCCCCGGCGTCGGCGAGCTCTTCGTCATGCCGACGTACACCCTCTCCGGCCGCGCCGACATCCTCTTCTGGGAGGGCATCCCCGGTGGCCCGCTGGACGTCTTCCAGTCGGTCAAGGACCCCGACGAGCACCTGGCGCTCACGCTGGAGCTGATGGAGAAGTTCCTGCCCTGGGAGTACGCGCGCGCCACCAAGGTCGAACTGACCGACGCCAACGGCACGCTGGCCGGCCGCTACGCCCCGACCGTGCGCAACCCGATCGGCCGGCTGCCCTCCGGCGGCCTGGTGCTCGGTGTCGCCGACGTGGTCGTCGCCAACGACCCGATCACCGGCCAGGGCTCCAACTCGGCCGCCAAGTGCGCCGCCTCCTACCTGGCCTCCATCGTGGAGCGCGGTGAGCAGCCGTTCGACGAGAAGTGGATGCACAACACCTTCGAGCGCTACTGGCAGACCGCCGGGCACGTCACCAAGTGGACCAACGCGATGCTGGCGCCGCCGCCGGAGCACGTCCTCAACCTCATCGGCGCGGCCGGCCAGCTCCAGCCCGTCGCGGACCGCTTCGCCAACGGCTTCGACGACCCGTCCGACTTCGAGAACTTCTTCTTCGAACCGGACAAGGCGAACGCCTACCTGGCCTCGCTGACCGGCTGA
- a CDS encoding sensor histidine kinase produces MRNRLVGAVAVVAAAVLGAGAPGLAATADDANGSQQLVDQAELNARAVALSHSLADERDGMTAYAAAGRATRTGTGTGGTGLNGTGTGGTGLNGAGVNATGTAGGTTGANGIGTHGTGTNGTGTRASGIGGARAQAAVSADSAVSRTQQARVDRQIDELRSEAQDASGDAPAYKAAARLLATLPQTRHQALSGTDTPEQVYNAYTGILQALGAIGDGIARGLPARADAEAADIRALPALGRAAEQAAGTRGLLLAGLNAGGSQPRLTALAQVAHLRAQGALGDFRQAASQSAKDRYDRTVNGADVATAERYLTRLTDQPRLDAADMRLSRQRVQATLTSRIGLMRGVESALATADIQRLGALRDDDVTELEIRIGLEGLCLLVAVGAGIWAARSMTQPLAALRIGAKRVADDPANEEPVSYKGRNDEFKAAVRSVNALHAQVGELTRRTAELEGERQRLIGGRQRLAAQREVLQQQSATLQGQVAELTERLAAAHAGVQGRFVNLSLRTLGLVERQLAVIESLEESEQDPERLATLFKLDHFAARMRRNSENLLVLAGAEQHGTTHQGPVPLLDVLRAAISEIERYERVRIQSLPPHSQVAGFAADDLSHLVAELLENATAFSPPDAHVELSGWLLESGELMLSVQDEGIGITPERMAELNERLSDAEAASSAENVDEALGLGLYVVVRLAARHGVRVQLRDARQGGVTAVIVLPGSILPTRPAASPAATRDVTHTPSLPGSVAEANSNALPTRAQRMAPQAAPAAPAADPLVAAAERAIDAAGLAPGDVDEHTRPADEAAPVADRTVPPAAGVATPAAPAAPAPAAPGPYAVGPEQHTRPVPDGAPTGAPATDAAPADAGAEPAAPSAEKRRTAMGLPKRTPKVVAQQQAPTAPRKSGAANAEALRRRLGGFQQGARVGRREVEAEIAERTVEQTIPQTDTDGAGAPGESHVGEEARD; encoded by the coding sequence GTGCGCAACCGGCTCGTCGGAGCGGTGGCCGTGGTCGCCGCGGCGGTCCTCGGGGCCGGCGCCCCCGGTCTCGCCGCCACCGCCGACGACGCCAACGGCAGCCAGCAGCTGGTGGATCAGGCCGAGCTGAACGCCCGCGCCGTCGCGCTGTCGCACTCCCTCGCCGACGAACGCGACGGCATGACCGCGTACGCGGCCGCCGGCCGGGCCACCCGGACCGGTACCGGAACCGGCGGAACGGGGCTCAACGGCACCGGAACCGGCGGAACCGGCCTCAACGGCGCGGGTGTCAACGCAACGGGCACCGCCGGCGGTACGACGGGCGCCAACGGCATCGGCACGCACGGCACGGGCACCAACGGCACCGGGACCCGCGCGAGCGGGATCGGCGGCGCCCGGGCGCAGGCCGCCGTCTCCGCCGACTCCGCGGTCTCCCGGACCCAGCAGGCCCGGGTCGACCGGCAGATCGACGAGCTGCGCTCCGAGGCCCAGGACGCGTCGGGCGACGCCCCCGCCTACAAGGCGGCCGCCCGCCTGCTGGCCACCCTGCCGCAGACCCGGCACCAGGCGCTGTCCGGGACCGACACCCCCGAGCAGGTCTACAACGCCTATACCGGCATCCTCCAGGCGCTCGGTGCGATCGGCGACGGCATCGCCCGCGGGCTGCCCGCCCGCGCGGACGCCGAGGCCGCCGACATCCGCGCGCTGCCCGCCCTCGGCCGGGCCGCCGAACAGGCCGCCGGCACCCGCGGGCTGCTGCTCGCCGGGCTCAACGCGGGCGGCAGCCAGCCCCGGCTGACGGCGCTCGCCCAGGTCGCGCACCTGCGTGCCCAGGGCGCGTTGGGCGACTTCCGCCAGGCCGCGAGCCAGAGCGCCAAGGACCGCTACGACCGCACCGTCAACGGCGCCGACGTGGCCACCGCCGAGCGCTATCTGACCCGGCTGACCGACCAGCCCCGTCTGGACGCCGCCGACATGCGGCTCAGCCGCCAGCGGGTGCAGGCCACCCTCACCTCCCGCATCGGACTGATGCGCGGCGTCGAATCCGCCCTGGCCACCGCCGACATCCAGCGCCTCGGCGCGCTGCGCGACGACGACGTGACCGAGCTGGAGATCCGCATCGGTCTGGAGGGGCTCTGCCTGCTGGTGGCCGTCGGCGCCGGCATCTGGGCCGCGCGGAGCATGACCCAGCCGCTGGCGGCGCTGCGGATCGGCGCCAAGCGGGTGGCCGACGACCCCGCCAACGAGGAACCCGTCAGCTACAAGGGCCGCAACGACGAGTTCAAGGCCGCCGTACGGTCCGTCAACGCGCTGCACGCCCAGGTCGGCGAGCTGACCCGGCGCACCGCCGAACTGGAGGGCGAGCGCCAGCGGCTGATCGGCGGCCGGCAGCGGCTGGCCGCCCAGCGCGAGGTCCTGCAGCAGCAGAGCGCCACGCTCCAGGGGCAGGTCGCCGAGCTCACCGAGCGGCTGGCCGCCGCGCACGCCGGTGTGCAGGGCCGGTTCGTCAACCTCTCGCTGCGCACCCTCGGACTCGTCGAGCGCCAGCTCGCCGTCATCGAGTCGCTGGAGGAGAGCGAGCAGGACCCCGAGCGGCTGGCGACCCTGTTCAAGCTGGACCACTTCGCCGCGCGGATGCGCCGCAACAGCGAGAACCTGCTCGTGCTCGCGGGCGCGGAGCAGCACGGCACCACCCACCAGGGCCCGGTGCCGCTGCTGGACGTGCTGCGCGCCGCGATCAGTGAGATCGAGCGCTACGAGCGGGTGCGCATCCAGTCGTTGCCGCCGCACTCCCAGGTCGCCGGCTTCGCCGCGGACGACCTCAGCCACCTGGTCGCCGAACTCCTGGAGAACGCCACCGCGTTCTCGCCGCCGGACGCCCATGTCGAGCTGTCCGGCTGGCTGTTGGAGAGCGGTGAGCTGATGCTCTCGGTCCAGGACGAGGGCATAGGGATCACCCCGGAGCGGATGGCCGAGCTCAACGAGCGGCTGTCGGACGCCGAGGCCGCCTCGTCCGCCGAGAACGTCGACGAGGCGCTGGGCCTGGGCCTGTACGTCGTGGTGCGGCTGGCCGCCCGGCACGGCGTCCGGGTGCAGCTGCGGGACGCCAGGCAGGGCGGCGTCACCGCCGTCATCGTGCTGCCCGGTTCGATCCTGCCGACCCGGCCGGCCGCGTCGCCCGCCGCGACGCGGGACGTGACGCACACCCCGAGCCTGCCCGGCTCGGTCGCCGAGGCCAACTCCAACGCCCTGCCGACGCGGGCGCAGCGGATGGCGCCGCAGGCCGCCCCCGCCGCGCCGGCCGCGGACCCGCTGGTCGCCGCCGCCGAGCGCGCGATCGACGCGGCCGGGCTCGCGCCCGGCGACGTCGACGAGCACACCCGGCCGGCGGACGAGGCGGCCCCGGTCGCGGACAGGACCGTGCCGCCGGCCGCCGGCGTCGCCACACCGGCCGCCCCGGCCGCGCCCGCCCCGGCCGCGCCCGGCCCGTACGCCGTCGGCCCGGAGCAGCACACCCGGCCCGTGCCGGACGGGGCGCCCACCGGCGCGCCCGCCACCGACGCGGCACCGGCGGACGCCGGTGCGGAGCCCGCCGCCCCGTCCGCGGAGAAGCGGCGGACCGCCATGGGGCTGCCCAAGCGCACGCCCAAGGTCGTGGCACAGCAGCAAGCGCCCACCGCCCCGCGCAAGAGCGGTGCGGCCAACGCCGAGGCGCTGCGGCGCCGGCTCGGCGGCTTTCAGCAGGGGGCGCGGGTCGGCCGGCGTGAGGTCGAGGCCGAGATCGCGGAACGCACGGTGGAGCAGACCATCCCACAGACCGACACCGACGGAGCGGGGGCCCCGGGAGAGAGCCACGTTGGCGAGGAGGCACGCGATTGA
- a CDS encoding protein phosphatase 2C domain-containing protein: protein MRIELATEPGDPQRPNEDYASVALPASGQGGVLVLLDGVTPPEEDYGCRHPVPWFTARLGGALLELSVSHRDMTLTEVLAAAISRTAEVHRTTCDLSHARTPQATVVLARWSGDTVDHLVLSDSVLLVERTDGSVRPVLDPRLDELPPAVRAQRDAVRALPRGSAERAAAGREYGRAVEALRNAEGGFFTAAADPAVAARAVTGSTPRDRVRSLTALSDGASRWVEVFHEGSWADCVRLVAGEGPQALIDRVRAAEAADPEGTGHPRGKARDDAAVIFVAP, encoded by the coding sequence ATGCGCATCGAACTCGCCACCGAGCCGGGCGACCCCCAACGCCCAAACGAGGACTACGCATCGGTAGCTCTGCCGGCGTCCGGTCAGGGCGGCGTCCTCGTCCTGCTGGACGGCGTGACACCGCCCGAGGAGGACTACGGATGCCGCCACCCGGTCCCGTGGTTCACCGCGCGGCTCGGGGGCGCATTGTTGGAACTGTCGGTTTCACACCGGGATATGACGCTCACTGAGGTGCTGGCCGCGGCCATCTCCCGGACAGCCGAGGTTCACCGGACCACCTGTGACCTTTCTCACGCCCGCACTCCGCAGGCAACTGTCGTGCTCGCGCGGTGGTCCGGGGACACCGTCGACCATCTCGTCCTGTCCGACTCGGTGCTGCTGGTGGAACGGACCGACGGCTCGGTGCGGCCGGTGCTCGACCCGCGGCTGGACGAGCTGCCGCCCGCGGTACGGGCGCAGCGGGACGCCGTACGGGCGCTGCCGCGCGGCTCGGCGGAACGGGCCGCCGCGGGCCGGGAGTACGGCCGCGCGGTCGAGGCGCTGCGCAACGCCGAGGGCGGCTTCTTCACCGCCGCGGCCGACCCGGCGGTGGCCGCCCGCGCGGTCACCGGCAGCACCCCGCGCGACCGGGTCCGCTCACTGACCGCCCTCTCGGACGGCGCGAGCCGCTGGGTGGAGGTCTTCCACGAGGGCTCGTGGGCCGACTGCGTGCGGCTGGTGGCCGGCGAAGGACCCCAGGCGCTCATCGACCGGGTCCGCGCCGCCGAGGCCGCCGACCCGGAGGGCACCGGCCACCCCCGTGGGAAGGCCCGGGACGACGCGGCGGTGATTTTTGTGGCGCCGTGA
- a CDS encoding roadblock/LC7 domain-containing protein produces MKAQAPTGYGRGLSSQARNLHWLLSNLVDEVPGIRSVAVVSSDGLLLLNSDPDGADGQEALPGAGDGPRGSSADLATIVSGLGSLTQGAAKLMDGGAVKQTMITMDEGSVFVMSISDGSLLGVHATPDCDMNVIAYHMALFVGRAGHVLTPELRSELRKSMESAQ; encoded by the coding sequence TTGAAGGCGCAAGCGCCCACAGGTTACGGACGAGGACTGAGCAGCCAGGCACGGAATCTGCACTGGCTGCTGAGCAACCTGGTCGACGAGGTGCCGGGCATCCGCTCGGTCGCGGTGGTCTCCTCGGACGGTCTGCTGCTGCTCAACTCCGACCCGGATGGGGCGGACGGGCAGGAGGCCCTTCCGGGGGCCGGTGACGGGCCCCGGGGATCCAGTGCCGACCTCGCCACCATCGTGTCCGGCCTCGGCAGCCTCACCCAGGGGGCCGCGAAGCTGATGGACGGCGGTGCCGTCAAGCAGACGATGATCACGATGGACGAGGGCAGTGTGTTCGTCATGTCGATCAGCGACGGTTCGCTGCTCGGCGTGCACGCCACTCCGGACTGCGACATGAACGTCATCGCCTACCACATGGCGCTCTTCGTCGGCCGGGCCGGTCATGTCCTCACCCCCGAACTCCGCAGTGAGCTGCGCAAGTCGATGGAGAGCGCCCAGTGA
- a CDS encoding GTP-binding protein, which translates to MGQADPVAAAADAGLQSWQTDRSRAPIATKIVVAGGFGVGKTTFVGSVSEITPLQTEAVMTQASEDTDDLTATPEKTTTTVAMDFGRITLDQELVLYLFGTPGQQRFWFMWDDLVRGAIGAIVMADTRRLEDCFPALDYFESCGLPYVVAVNHFEGTDAYDAEDVRDALTVPPQVPIVIMDARKRPTVIQSLLSLVGHALESAPE; encoded by the coding sequence GTGGGTCAGGCCGACCCGGTGGCCGCGGCCGCCGACGCGGGGCTGCAGAGCTGGCAGACGGACCGCTCGCGGGCACCGATCGCCACCAAGATCGTGGTGGCCGGCGGCTTCGGTGTCGGCAAGACCACCTTCGTCGGATCGGTCTCGGAGATCACCCCGCTCCAGACCGAGGCGGTGATGACGCAGGCCAGCGAGGACACCGACGACCTGACCGCGACCCCGGAGAAGACCACGACCACGGTCGCGATGGACTTCGGCCGGATCACCCTCGACCAGGAACTGGTGCTGTACCTGTTCGGCACGCCCGGGCAGCAGCGCTTCTGGTTCATGTGGGACGACCTGGTGCGCGGGGCGATCGGCGCGATCGTGATGGCCGACACCCGGCGTCTGGAGGACTGCTTCCCGGCCCTGGACTACTTCGAGAGCTGCGGGCTGCCGTACGTCGTCGCGGTCAACCACTTCGAGGGGACCGACGCGTACGACGCCGAGGACGTCCGCGACGCGCTGACCGTACCGCCGCAGGTACCGATCGTGATCATGGACGCGCGCAAGCGGCCCACGGTCATCCAGTCGCTCCTGTCGCTGGTCGGCCACGCGCTGGAGTCCGCGCCGGAGTAA
- a CDS encoding DUF742 domain-containing protein encodes MSSSTPKLPIRGGDRKPSRVRPYSLTGGRTRFGHVLLVETFVAALEAPEERPELTSGGWGDRVMPEMRAIVELCRRMRSVAEISALLKMPLGVVRVLLSDLADQGKIRVYGTGHGTGRPDRALLERVLSGLHRL; translated from the coding sequence GTGAGTAGCAGTACCCCCAAACTCCCCATACGCGGCGGGGACCGCAAACCCTCGCGGGTACGCCCCTATTCGCTCACCGGCGGCCGGACCCGCTTCGGCCACGTACTGCTCGTCGAGACGTTCGTGGCCGCGCTGGAGGCCCCCGAGGAGCGGCCCGAGCTGACCTCCGGCGGCTGGGGCGACCGGGTAATGCCGGAAATGCGCGCCATCGTCGAGCTGTGCCGCCGGATGCGCTCGGTCGCGGAGATCTCCGCGCTCCTCAAGATGCCGCTGGGCGTGGTCCGCGTCCTGCTCAGCGACCTCGCCGACCAGGGAAAGATTCGCGTCTACGGCACCGGGCACGGCACCGGCCGGCCCGACCGCGCGCTGCTCGAAAGGGTGCTGAGTGGACTTCACAGGCTCTGA